One stretch of Zingiber officinale cultivar Zhangliang chromosome 6B, Zo_v1.1, whole genome shotgun sequence DNA includes these proteins:
- the LOC121991088 gene encoding pectinesterase inhibitor-like, whose translation MTLYTSLPLLLLFVLSAAPDHSSAAVSNSLKDACAKFVYPDFCLKALGDDPRSATADFHGLALISLDLSVASANAISSSYAQKRREPSLDAAAKNSLDGCLLLYQNNFPLLDYARKFLEGGQPGVGRELLDQAMWVPVECDGGIKDGDKANLADLILLARRFMELLDPQ comes from the coding sequence ATGACGCTTTACAcctcccttcctctcctcctcctcttcgtcctctCCGCCGCCCCCGATCACTCCTCTGCCGCAGTCTCCAACTCGCTGAAGGACGCTTGCGCCAAATTTGTCTACCCTGACTTCTGCCTCAAGGCGCTTGGAGACGACCCCCGCAGCGCGACCGCCGACTTCCACGGCCTCGCCCTCATCTCCCTCGACCTTTCCGTGGCCAGCGCCAACGCTATCAGCTCCAGTTACGCCCAGAAACGCCGCGAACCGTCCCTCGACGCCGCCGCCAAGAACTCGCTGGACGGCTGCCTGCTCCTCTACCAGAACAATTTCCCTCTGCTGGATTACGCCCGCAAGTTTCTGGAGGGCGGCCAACCGGGGGTTGGGAGAGAATTATTGGATCAGGCGATGTGGGTGCCTGTAGAATGCGACGGAGGGATCAAGGACGGAGACAAAGCTAACTTGGCAGACCTCATTCTCCTCGCACGGAGGTTCATGGAGCTTCTCGATCCCCAGTAG